One region of Polaribacter pectinis genomic DNA includes:
- a CDS encoding T9SS type A sorting domain-containing protein produces the protein MTKKYFFLIVTLLLSTISIAQVTWTFNDNTIQGWTVANLDVDTTPNTHINLKTNTGNNPKFSQTAASVDAVALKFAIIKMRVATGGPDFLQVKYGSKFSATTLTPGTGNFETYVVNMTNGNWTGIQNDIQLAFRKKDNTASGAAYTSDDIDIDIQEISFVENIFDGATELYVDLESGNDNSFGTSASPLKTIKYALNTAAANNIANVYVKSGTYNLTKSIEITAAATTPIVLSPEPNGTVKINTIAQKGITIDGAKNIEIKGFELDGKSNNTNHWVFVSQYVWLPQNTTDEITGSGIAIRVQNGEDIKITNNVFHDFYQKAINIENGRYLKIEGNIIHNIGLTSLSGGHGIMRQQGFGSFDDADDVNKYRWEIDGNLIFNVHQRIYSWVPAKGFLNMTLDEGKPILIDETPKHDTGMKARINNNVVAYAKIDAIRLKPTNNLEVTNNTVYTRGHHADGITDTANGFDEAKYGTPYLNFQANNNAVDVYDQKQTYELGDADGSTGSSFSGNIAAFGTVTATPASVATVQNATLFKNPENGDFSLSDASLSGVGIDPAVLSSLIARADDFKVTVENDNWEHEHKKMMQTLLDNIPGLEDGVSGNETKFTDSGTYGDSDLEDGKGRKSLYFTVNATWWAATDKPDDGFDLDRVGTYAAYDGKYEIVVPEDYSDWYDKIIVDHKRGGTGGTTYERLRYGESVIHQNKIFPDNNLYVVEIETNTKYHKTEAKGFDITLDGDIFFDFKYIPEGYEVFDIMTADNITTANTTGDLFDNVKFKDYTGSYDLIVVPATATEPAKLRLKLTNIATTTWTGGDDTNDWNTAANWDTNAVPPTTSHVVIPSGLSKYPTTNGDITVNSIEINSGASFVLGGAVTGEVTYERDLPTTDWYLVASPVSGETISNFRTNHDLAQNNTKTIFGFAPFLNNGSTPWDYITSSTTGNIEEGKGYSMKLKESNSVRFTGTANSANLDFGITTGDRNNFNLLGNPYTAYLNSNTFTNNNSTFLTEKTVWIWSQDKYKAYNSLNSIEIAPTQGFFVEASGNNDVTFNIGNQSHNNSSDTFMRQTSEEYINFELFVANDKTTESTKVFYVEDKTTGFDNGYDSSIFGGTSYDFRLFTELVSDNDGKKLGIQALPNSNYENMVVPVGIIAENGEEITFSANINNFPTNINVFLEDRTNNIFTNLSESSYKTTLNSASNGIGQFYIHTGPSTLSINNIKTVKNINLYKLDISTIKIVGLPEGRTYFKLYNTLGKEVFSSTFESNGVHEISLPDFAKGLYIVKLNTEIGLVSKKVFLE, from the coding sequence ATGACAAAAAAATATTTCTTTTTAATAGTAACATTATTATTAAGTACAATATCAATAGCACAAGTAACTTGGACTTTTAACGACAATACAATTCAGGGTTGGACTGTTGCTAATCTAGATGTTGATACAACTCCAAATACACATATAAATTTAAAAACAAATACAGGTAACAATCCAAAGTTTTCACAAACTGCTGCTAGTGTAGATGCAGTTGCATTAAAGTTTGCGATTATAAAAATGCGTGTTGCTACTGGTGGACCAGATTTTTTACAAGTTAAATATGGCTCTAAATTCAGTGCTACAACTTTAACACCTGGAACTGGTAATTTTGAAACGTACGTGGTTAATATGACAAATGGCAATTGGACTGGAATACAAAACGATATCCAATTAGCTTTTAGAAAAAAAGACAACACAGCTAGTGGAGCTGCTTATACTAGTGACGACATAGATATTGATATTCAAGAAATTTCTTTTGTAGAAAACATTTTTGATGGCGCAACAGAACTTTATGTAGATTTAGAATCTGGTAATGATAATAGTTTTGGTACAAGTGCCTCACCACTTAAAACTATTAAATATGCCTTAAATACTGCTGCAGCAAATAACATCGCTAATGTTTATGTTAAAAGTGGCACCTACAATTTAACAAAATCAATAGAAATAACCGCTGCTGCTACAACACCAATTGTATTAAGCCCAGAACCAAATGGAACTGTTAAAATCAATACTATAGCACAAAAAGGTATTACTATTGATGGTGCAAAAAATATTGAAATTAAAGGTTTTGAATTAGATGGAAAATCTAACAATACAAATCATTGGGTTTTTGTATCTCAATATGTTTGGTTACCACAAAATACAACAGACGAAATTACAGGGTCTGGTATTGCTATTAGAGTCCAAAATGGAGAAGACATTAAGATTACTAACAATGTATTTCATGATTTTTACCAAAAAGCAATAAATATAGAAAACGGAAGATATTTAAAAATTGAAGGTAACATCATACATAATATTGGTTTAACCTCTTTAAGTGGTGGTCATGGTATTATGCGTCAACAAGGCTTTGGTAGTTTTGATGATGCTGATGATGTAAATAAATATCGTTGGGAAATTGACGGAAATTTAATATTTAATGTACACCAACGTATTTATTCTTGGGTACCAGCAAAAGGTTTTTTAAACATGACTTTAGATGAAGGAAAACCTATTTTAATTGATGAAACTCCTAAACATGATACAGGAATGAAAGCAAGAATTAACAATAATGTTGTTGCTTACGCAAAAATTGATGCAATTAGATTAAAGCCAACCAATAATTTAGAAGTAACAAATAACACTGTTTACACAAGAGGTCATCATGCAGATGGTATTACAGACACAGCAAACGGATTTGATGAAGCTAAATATGGAACTCCTTATTTAAATTTCCAAGCTAATAATAATGCCGTAGATGTTTACGACCAAAAACAAACGTACGAGTTAGGAGACGCTGATGGTTCAACAGGTAGTTCTTTTTCAGGTAATATTGCTGCATTTGGCACTGTTACAGCAACCCCAGCATCTGTTGCAACTGTACAAAACGCAACACTTTTTAAAAATCCAGAAAATGGAGATTTCTCTCTTTCTGATGCTTCATTATCTGGTGTAGGAATAGATCCTGCAGTATTAAGTAGCTTAATAGCCAGAGCAGATGATTTTAAAGTAACCGTTGAAAATGATAACTGGGAACACGAGCACAAAAAAATGATGCAAACGTTGCTTGATAATATTCCTGGTTTAGAAGATGGTGTTTCAGGCAACGAAACAAAATTCACAGATTCCGGAACCTATGGTGATTCAGATTTAGAAGATGGAAAAGGAAGAAAATCTTTATATTTTACTGTTAACGCAACTTGGTGGGCGGCTACTGATAAGCCTGATGACGGTTTTGATTTAGACAGAGTAGGAACTTACGCTGCTTACGATGGTAAATATGAAATTGTTGTACCAGAAGATTATAGTGATTGGTATGATAAAATTATTGTTGATCATAAAAGAGGCGGTACTGGAGGCACAACTTACGAAAGATTAAGATATGGAGAAAGTGTAATTCATCAAAATAAAATATTCCCTGACAATAATTTATATGTGGTAGAAATAGAAACTAACACAAAATATCATAAAACAGAAGCTAAAGGTTTCGATATTACTTTAGATGGAGATATCTTTTTCGATTTTAAATATATACCAGAAGGTTATGAGGTTTTCGATATTATGACGGCTGATAATATTACAACTGCCAACACTACAGGTGATCTATTTGATAATGTAAAATTTAAAGATTACACTGGTTCTTATGATTTAATAGTTGTTCCTGCAACAGCTACAGAACCTGCAAAACTGCGTTTAAAACTTACTAATATTGCAACTACAACTTGGACAGGTGGAGATGACACTAATGATTGGAATACAGCAGCAAATTGGGATACAAATGCGGTACCACCAACAACAAGCCATGTCGTTATTCCTTCAGGATTAAGTAAATATCCAACAACAAATGGAGATATTACTGTAAATTCAATAGAAATAAATTCTGGAGCAAGTTTTGTACTTGGAGGTGCAGTTACTGGAGAAGTAACTTATGAAAGAGATTTACCAACTACAGATTGGTATTTAGTAGCTTCTCCTGTTTCTGGAGAAACTATTAGTAATTTTAGAACTAATCATGATTTGGCACAAAACAATACAAAAACTATATTTGGTTTTGCACCTTTTTTAAATAATGGATCAACACCCTGGGATTATATTACCAGCAGCACAACTGGAAATATCGAAGAAGGAAAAGGATATTCTATGAAACTAAAAGAATCTAATTCTGTTCGTTTTACAGGAACAGCAAATTCTGCAAACTTAGATTTTGGTATAACTACAGGTGATAGAAATAATTTTAATCTTTTAGGAAATCCTTATACTGCATATTTGAATTCCAATACTTTTACAAATAATAATAGCACATTTCTTACTGAAAAAACTGTTTGGATTTGGAGTCAAGATAAATATAAAGCATATAACTCATTAAATTCTATTGAAATTGCACCTACCCAAGGTTTCTTTGTTGAAGCCTCTGGTAATAATGATGTAACTTTTAATATTGGTAATCAATCACACAATAATTCTTCAGATACTTTTATGAGGCAAACATCTGAAGAATATATAAATTTTGAATTATTTGTTGCGAATGACAAAACAACTGAATCTACTAAAGTTTTTTATGTTGAAGATAAAACTACTGGATTTGATAACGGTTATGATAGCAGCATATTTGGTGGAACAAGCTATGATTTTAGGTTATTCACAGAATTGGTATCTGACAATGATGGAAAAAAATTAGGTATTCAAGCCTTACCTAATTCAAATTATGAAAACATGGTTGTTCCAGTGGGTATAATTGCAGAAAATGGCGAAGAAATTACTTTTTCTGCCAACATAAACAATTTTCCAACAAATATTAATGTTTTTTTAGAAGATAGAACTAACAATATTTTTACTAATTTATCTGAAAGTAGTTATAAGACTACTTTAAATTCAGCTTCAAACGGAATTGGTCAATTCTATATTCATACAGGTCCTAGTACTTTAAGTATTAACAACATAAAGACTGTAAAAAACATAAACCTTTATAAATTAGACATCTCTACAATTAAAATTGTTGGTTTACCAGAAGGAAGAACATATTTTAAACTCTATAATACTTTAGGGAAAGAAGTTTTTTCTTCTACTTTTGAGTCTAATGGTGTTCATGAAATCTCTTTACCGGACTTTGCTAAAGGTTTATATATAGTAAAACTAAATACAGAAATTGGATTGGTAAGTAAAAAGGTATTTTTAGAATAA
- a CDS encoding competence/damage-inducible protein A, whose translation MKAEIITIGDEILIGQIVDTNSQWIGQQLNKIGVSVYQITSIQDDKQHILNAFKEAQERVDIVIITGGLGPTKDDITKKTIAEFFKDDKIIEYPEVVAHIKGLFKKINHPFKEIQRTQAQLPSKATLLMNNYGTAPGMWFFENNTVFVSLPGVPYEMKGLISSEVLPRIQKQFKLPFIIHKTIMTYGAGESTIAERIEDFENSLPSYIKLAYLPSFGKVRLRLSVIGAHKEILENELNNKVEAVYKLIPEIITGLDDDASLEKRIGELLKKNNKTICTAESITGGKIAANLVSVAGSSAYYKGSIVAYAAETKINMLGVLPETIKKHTVVSKEVALEMAKRAKIKLNTNFAIAVTGNAGPTTDITDKSVGVVFIALVTDNKEIVHEFNFGQPREKVINRTVSKSLEILQKEMM comes from the coding sequence ATGAAAGCAGAAATAATAACTATAGGAGATGAGATTTTAATTGGTCAGATTGTAGACACAAACTCTCAATGGATTGGTCAACAATTAAATAAAATTGGCGTTTCTGTATATCAAATAACTTCTATACAAGATGATAAACAGCATATTTTAAACGCATTTAAAGAAGCGCAAGAAAGAGTAGATATAGTTATTATAACAGGAGGTTTAGGCCCCACTAAAGACGATATCACAAAAAAAACAATTGCAGAATTTTTTAAAGATGATAAAATTATAGAATATCCAGAAGTTGTAGCACATATAAAAGGCTTATTCAAAAAAATAAATCATCCATTTAAAGAAATACAAAGAACTCAAGCGCAATTACCATCTAAAGCTACATTATTAATGAACAATTATGGAACAGCTCCAGGAATGTGGTTTTTCGAAAATAACACTGTTTTTGTGTCGCTTCCAGGAGTTCCTTATGAAATGAAAGGTTTAATATCTTCAGAAGTCTTACCAAGAATTCAAAAGCAATTTAAACTTCCATTTATCATTCATAAAACAATTATGACCTATGGTGCAGGAGAAAGTACAATTGCAGAAAGAATAGAAGATTTCGAGAATAGTTTACCAAGTTATATAAAGTTAGCTTATTTACCATCTTTTGGTAAAGTTCGTTTAAGATTATCTGTTATTGGAGCACATAAAGAAATTTTAGAAAACGAATTAAATAATAAAGTTGAGGCTGTTTACAAATTAATACCAGAAATTATTACTGGTTTAGATGATGATGCTTCTTTAGAGAAAAGAATAGGAGAGCTTTTAAAGAAGAATAATAAAACAATTTGTACAGCAGAAAGTATAACAGGTGGAAAAATAGCAGCAAATTTAGTTTCAGTTGCAGGTTCGTCTGCATATTATAAAGGTAGTATTGTAGCATATGCTGCAGAAACAAAAATAAATATGTTAGGTGTATTACCAGAAACTATTAAAAAACATACAGTTGTAAGTAAAGAAGTTGCTTTAGAAATGGCTAAAAGAGCTAAAATTAAATTAAATACAAATTTTGCAATTGCAGTAACAGGCAATGCTGGGCCAACAACAGACATAACAGATAAAAGTGTTGGAGTCGTTTTTATTGCGTTAGTTACTGATAATAAAGAGATTGTGCACGAATTTAATTTTGGGCAACCAAGAGAAAAAGTAATTAATAGAACCGTTAGCAAATCTTTAGAAATTTTACAGAAAGAAATGATGTAA
- the rpmB gene encoding 50S ribosomal protein L28, whose product MSRVCELTGKKAMVGNNVSHALNRTKRKFDANLMTKRFYIPEEDKWITLKVSASALKNINKKGISAVIKEARANGFLTK is encoded by the coding sequence ATGTCTAGAGTTTGTGAATTAACAGGTAAAAAAGCAATGGTTGGGAACAACGTTTCTCACGCTTTAAATAGAACTAAAAGAAAGTTTGACGCTAATTTAATGACAAAGCGTTTTTACATTCCAGAAGAAGATAAATGGATTACTTTAAAAGTATCTGCTTCTGCTTTAAAAAATATTAACAAGAAAGGAATTTCTGCAGTTATAAAAGAAGCGAGAGCTAACGGATTTTTAACTAAATAA
- the rpmG gene encoding 50S ribosomal protein L33, translated as MAKKGNRVQVILECTEHKASGERGTSRYITTKNKKNTPDRMEIKKFNPILKKMTVHKEIK; from the coding sequence ATGGCAAAAAAAGGAAACAGAGTTCAAGTAATTTTAGAATGTACAGAGCATAAAGCTTCAGGAGAAAGAGGTACTTCTAGATACATTACAACAAAGAACAAAAAGAACACTCCAGATAGAATGGAAATTAAAAAATTCAATCCTATCTTAAAGAAAATGACTGTTCACAAAGAAATTAAATAA
- a CDS encoding DUF4295 domain-containing protein — translation MAKKSVASLQTGSKRLSKAIKMIKSPKTGAYTFVESIMDPSAVDAFLAKK, via the coding sequence ATGGCAAAGAAATCAGTAGCATCGTTACAAACAGGATCAAAAAGATTAAGTAAAGCTATAAAAATGATAAAATCTCCAAAAACAGGAGCTTATACATTTGTAGAATCTATTATGGATCCTTCAGCTGTAGACGCGTTTTTAGCAAAAAAATAA
- the ftsY gene encoding signal recognition particle-docking protein FtsY has protein sequence MSFFKNIFSKEKKETLDKGLEKTSTNFFDKLSKAVAGKSKVDDDVLDNLEEVLVASDVGVNTTLKIITRIEERVAKDKYVGTDELNKILREEIAGLLSETNVGNETEFTIPEIPKNAAGNKMPYVLMVVGVNGVGKTTTIGKLASQFKKQGLKVVLGAADTFRAAAIDQLQVWADRTDVPIVRQEMGSDPASVAFDTLKSAVNQDADVVIIDTAGRLHNKVNLMNELTKIKRVMQKVVDNSPHDVLLVLDGSTGQNAFEQAKQFTLATEVTSLAVTKLDGTAKGGVVIGISDQFKIPVKYIGVGEGIDDLQVFNKHEFVDSFFK, from the coding sequence ATGAGTTTTTTTAAAAATATATTTTCAAAAGAAAAAAAGGAAACATTAGATAAAGGTTTAGAAAAAACAAGTACTAATTTTTTCGATAAACTTTCTAAAGCAGTTGCAGGAAAATCTAAAGTAGATGATGATGTTTTAGATAATTTAGAAGAGGTTTTAGTAGCTTCTGATGTTGGTGTAAATACCACACTAAAGATAATTACTAGAATAGAAGAGCGTGTTGCCAAAGACAAGTATGTTGGTACAGACGAGTTAAATAAAATTTTAAGAGAAGAAATTGCAGGTTTACTGTCGGAAACCAATGTTGGTAACGAAACTGAATTTACAATTCCAGAAATTCCAAAAAACGCAGCTGGTAACAAAATGCCTTATGTTTTAATGGTTGTTGGTGTAAATGGAGTTGGTAAAACAACAACCATTGGTAAGTTGGCAAGTCAATTTAAAAAACAAGGTTTAAAAGTAGTTTTAGGGGCAGCAGATACATTTAGAGCAGCAGCAATAGATCAATTACAAGTTTGGGCAGACAGAACAGATGTACCAATTGTACGTCAAGAAATGGGTTCAGATCCAGCTTCTGTAGCTTTTGATACGTTAAAGTCAGCAGTAAATCAAGATGCAGATGTTGTAATTATAGATACTGCTGGTAGATTACATAATAAAGTTAATTTAATGAACGAGTTAACTAAAATTAAACGTGTAATGCAGAAAGTGGTAGATAATTCTCCACACGATGTTTTATTAGTTTTAGATGGCTCTACTGGGCAAAACGCATTCGAACAAGCAAAACAATTTACTTTAGCAACAGAAGTTACTTCTTTAGCAGTTACAAAATTAGATGGAACTGCAAAAGGTGGAGTTGTTATTGGTATTTCCGATCAATTTAAAATTCCTGTAAAATATATTGGAGTAGGAGAAGGAATAGATGATTTACAAGTCTTTAACAAACATGAATTTGTAGATTCTTTTTTTAAGTAG
- a CDS encoding DUF6770 family protein: MKKIITFFVLLISFSINSQISSLAELASGDIQLFNPIYEMDKSIYGYFMVVKLDDVSKTEQKFEYVFLDKNLNKVANGEFIDASYKKYASEFMTPEKVGDKIILSKIYYRWQQQVFGNNSDYKFVSNRILDLTTNKISKPFYFENELVVEGERATEKIDKRIKKNIFIQYPLAIDGGYLLFKQSKLQKNSFRTKKIATLEAYNIDNSKNWQYNYNPEEHVVNTRIEFLNEEIIVLWAMSTKTKSQVLHFINPKTGKADFKYEIENKKSEFNHFYKVRKFKDRTVIVGMTSKNKLSGFNYKKATGFFKIVLDNNGNETFKKYFKWEDAGNILDIKKNGKLKEDGYRLLAKQFFIFEDGTTAFLTEKFKDTQYYVVVALAPKTTDFLVLNFDKEFALNNVEKIEKDKSYYSSSDYLYSQRIKDGNGVVFFYRDYKKDEETKKKNWVLGIVTIIDGKMQQEQIPMSSEEHFISPYIAKEGYILLREFNKDSDHDEIRLEKLNY; encoded by the coding sequence ATGAAAAAAATAATTACGTTTTTTGTTTTACTTATTAGTTTTTCTATCAATTCTCAAATATCTAGTTTAGCCGAATTAGCTTCTGGAGATATTCAACTTTTTAATCCAATTTACGAAATGGATAAAAGTATTTATGGATATTTTATGGTGGTAAAACTAGATGATGTTAGTAAAACAGAGCAAAAATTCGAATATGTTTTTTTAGATAAAAATCTTAATAAAGTTGCTAATGGCGAGTTTATAGATGCAAGTTATAAAAAATATGCTTCAGAGTTTATGACGCCAGAAAAAGTAGGTGACAAGATTATTTTAAGCAAAATATACTATAGATGGCAACAACAAGTTTTTGGTAATAATTCAGATTATAAATTTGTTTCTAATAGAATTTTAGATCTTACAACCAATAAAATATCTAAACCTTTTTATTTTGAAAATGAATTGGTAGTAGAAGGAGAAAGAGCTACAGAAAAGATTGATAAAAGAATTAAAAAAAATATATTTATCCAGTATCCTTTAGCAATAGATGGAGGATATTTACTTTTTAAACAATCTAAATTACAGAAGAACTCTTTTAGAACTAAAAAAATAGCCACTTTAGAAGCTTATAATATAGACAATTCTAAAAACTGGCAATACAATTACAATCCTGAAGAACACGTTGTAAATACTAGAATTGAGTTTCTTAATGAAGAAATAATTGTTTTATGGGCTATGAGTACTAAAACTAAATCTCAAGTTTTACATTTTATCAATCCAAAAACTGGGAAAGCAGATTTTAAATATGAGATAGAAAATAAAAAATCTGAATTCAATCATTTTTATAAAGTTAGAAAGTTTAAGGATAGAACTGTTATTGTAGGAATGACAAGTAAAAATAAGCTTTCAGGTTTTAACTATAAAAAGGCAACAGGTTTTTTTAAAATTGTATTAGATAATAACGGAAATGAAACCTTTAAAAAGTATTTTAAATGGGAAGATGCTGGCAATATTCTTGATATAAAAAAGAACGGTAAGTTAAAGGAAGATGGTTATCGTTTATTAGCAAAACAATTTTTCATTTTTGAAGACGGAACTACAGCTTTTCTAACTGAAAAGTTTAAAGACACTCAATATTATGTTGTAGTAGCATTAGCTCCTAAAACAACAGATTTTTTAGTATTAAACTTCGATAAAGAATTTGCTCTAAATAATGTAGAAAAGATAGAAAAAGATAAATCTTATTATTCGAGTTCAGATTATTTGTATTCCCAAAGAATTAAAGATGGAAATGGTGTTGTTTTCTTTTATAGAGATTATAAAAAAGATGAAGAAACCAAAAAGAAGAATTGGGTTTTAGGAATCGTTACTATTATTGATGGTAAAATGCAACAAGAACAAATTCCTATGTCTTCTGAAGAACACTTTATTTCTCCTTATATAGCCAAAGAAGGTTACATATTATTAAGAGAATTTAATAAGGATAGTGATCATGATGAAATTAGATTAGAGAAGTTAAACTACTAA
- a CDS encoding M48 family metalloprotease encodes MIKKIAIISILLFSITFSSQNLRLIDTTDFELRKNLTKNLKTKHTFIYKSLKKEYRGKLRTEITSLYKSKHKEFLKNLNKDKFIFDTLFTKYSDSLTQLIVKNNPKLKRKNISVFISKNPTINALNVGEGIVVLNIGLFKYFENEDQLVSVLAHEIAHESLNHVSNNILHIAELRTSKLRKNQAKKIRKEKYNTYDKSFKILKNLMYSDSKTHRKKEMQADSVGYLLYKNTTLNKPNYLSALQLLADYETLPTINLDSTVYKRFFNIPKQPFKDSWLKVEKFSDYDYSKYTEKINKDSVKSHPEFTERILKLKKDFPELSINDSLSKSSKGSSFIKLQQLARKGDIVNFYDLEEYGYSIRLILKKLSKDSTNTYLKKWLGKNFLSLYKAKKKYRLNRYIERINPKEQTKEYQQFLSFIWNLNLNEIKNIGDYYSEI; translated from the coding sequence ATGATAAAAAAAATTGCAATTATTTCTATTTTACTTTTTTCAATAACTTTTAGCTCGCAGAATTTAAGATTAATTGACACTACAGATTTTGAGTTAAGAAAAAATCTTACAAAAAACTTAAAAACAAAACATACCTTTATTTATAAGAGTTTAAAGAAAGAATATAGAGGAAAATTAAGAACAGAAATTACTAGTTTGTATAAAAGCAAACACAAAGAGTTTTTGAAAAATTTAAATAAAGACAAATTTATTTTTGATACACTTTTTACAAAATATAGCGATAGTTTAACTCAATTAATTGTAAAAAATAATCCAAAACTAAAAAGGAAAAATATTTCTGTTTTTATATCTAAAAACCCCACCATAAATGCTTTAAACGTTGGAGAGGGAATTGTTGTTTTAAATATTGGGTTATTTAAATATTTCGAAAATGAAGATCAGTTAGTTTCTGTTTTAGCACATGAAATTGCTCATGAAAGTTTAAATCATGTTAGTAATAACATTCTACATATTGCAGAATTAAGGACTTCTAAATTAAGAAAAAACCAAGCTAAGAAAATTAGAAAAGAGAAATATAACACCTATGATAAATCTTTTAAAATTTTAAAAAACTTAATGTATTCTGATAGTAAAACCCACAGAAAAAAAGAAATGCAAGCAGATTCTGTTGGTTATTTATTATATAAAAATACAACACTTAACAAACCAAATTATTTAAGCGCTCTACAATTATTAGCAGATTATGAAACATTGCCAACAATTAATTTAGATTCTACTGTTTATAAAAGATTTTTTAATATTCCTAAACAACCTTTTAAAGATTCTTGGCTAAAAGTGGAGAAGTTTTCTGATTATGATTATTCTAAATATACTGAAAAAATTAATAAAGATTCAGTTAAATCTCATCCAGAATTTACCGAGAGAATTTTAAAATTAAAAAAAGATTTTCCAGAATTATCTATAAATGACTCACTTTCTAAAAGTTCTAAAGGAAGCTCTTTTATAAAGTTACAACAATTAGCTCGTAAAGGAGATATTGTAAATTTTTATGATTTAGAAGAATATGGATATAGCATTAGACTTATCTTAAAAAAATTATCTAAAGATTCTACAAATACCTATCTTAAAAAGTGGTTGGGTAAAAACTTTTTAAGCTTGTATAAAGCAAAGAAAAAATATAGACTGAATAGATATATAGAAAGAATAAACCCAAAAGAGCAAACAAAAGAATACCAACAATTCTTAAGTTTTATATGGAATTTAAACTTAAATGAAATTAAAAATATTGGTGATTATTATTCTGAAATTTAG